The genomic region ACGGCCGGGTTTTCTTTTAACAGTGTTCATTTTACCCCTCTTCTTAATTAATACGGACAAAGTAGGATAGCATACAAAATCGCGTTTGTCAATAAGCCTTAAAAAACAATGACATATATTAAATTGTGTTTTTAGCAAGGATACTAAAAAAAGGCCGAAGTTTTCAACTTCGGCCCTCTTACTGGTAAGATACTACTTTATCACTACCATCTTTTTAGTATCAATAAAATCCCCCGCCTGCAGCCGGTAAATATAGACCCCGGAAGAAACTTTAAGCCCGCCCCCGTCTTTACCGTCCCATTCCACCCGATAGGCCCCGGCCGGTTTGGCTTCATTTACCAGCGTCTTCACCAACTGCCCCAGGGCGTTGTAGATTTTGAGCGAGACCTGGCCGGACTTGGTTAATTGATAATTAATC from candidate division TA06 bacterium harbors:
- a CDS encoding T9SS type A sorting domain-containing protein, whose amino-acid sequence is INYQLTKSGQVSLKIYNALGQLVKTLVNEAKPAGAYRVEWDGKDGGGLKVSSGVYIYRLQAGDFIDTKKMVVIK